Sequence from the Ooceraea biroi isolate clonal line C1 chromosome 5, Obir_v5.4, whole genome shotgun sequence genome:
ATCAGTGACGCATAAATTGTGCTGTGTAGATTCTTCTCTCGCATACTctcattctttctttctcatgcAATCTCctctaatttttatattttttctccgaagcaatttacaataaaagaagagatttaaaaaacattaacattttttagtatatttatatcatttacaTCATTATATCTATGAAAATTTGTAATgcagattatttaatttaactttaggcaagtaatataaattttagtttATATCAGCTCGTATAATGTCTTTAAATATAACACAGTTTGTTCATTAATTCAAAAGAAATTGCGGATAATTGTTCCGGATACTAATTACTAACAAATCAAATACTCATCAAATACTAATTGATTTCGGAAAATAACAAAtctatgtaacaaatatttcatatctaAATTATAAGAGAAATcttcatttaataaaattaaatataatgaatgtgcgaataaaaattgaagTAGAAgacaataatttcataataattggCCTTCCGATGAGGAAAGCTTCCTCATTTTCCGTGATTTTATATCGCGAAACGTCAGCTTAAGCGATTATCACACATTCACTTCGCATACTGATAAGAGGCTTTTCTCTGTTTTCAGGTAAGTAAAGAAGAGCTCGCGAAATTAGTGCAGAGCTTCGAGGAGCAGGACATCCTGACGTCGTCGGGCGTTACCTTAGCCGGCAACAGGTACATCTACCTGTCGGGCACGGATCGTGTGATAAGGGCAAAATTCGGCAAAGTTGGTGTCCACTGCATGAAGACGACGCAGGCCGTAGTTGTCTCCTTATATGAAGACCCCATACAGCCACAACAAGCCGCATCTGTCGTTGAAAAACTGGGCGAGTACCTCGTGTCCTGCGGCTATTAGGTCAGTATGAGCTCTTCTGACACAATTGCGACCACAGAGTTGGAAGTTTTGCTATGgaaagtaataataacaatgGTCCGAGATGATAACGTGAAGTTTCTTAGCAGTAATAAGACGCCTCCGATGAGGAGTGTTttggaaaatgttatttaaaaataagtagTTTAAGCTCGACGAGATTTCCGTTTTACGAAGGCAGCAACGGGATAGGTCGCTGTTTAATCTTCATCAAATTCGCTTTCGAGAAAATCCACCTACAGACGCAAGTTCCTAATTTTGCgttaaattttgattaactACGGAACGatcaattgaaaatacaaatttaaacagctataaaatgttatgaatatattgttagtaaattaaaactttgttatcgtggataataattgttatttgatatttaaatacagAATGAATACACATACATTTTTCGTACATGCATTTTACTtgacaaattttaatattcataaagatTTAATTTCGCGTAGTGATGGATACCTGGTATAATTTACTTCCTACAATGTAATATCAGttcaattaacataatttatagcaattttgcaaataatttgCAGTGTAATTCGAAACATGCAGAGCATTCAGATGCTTAAAAGCTCTAGAAATTTCACCTTTTTCATTGTACTGAAAATTTCAAGACACAAGCGAAGTCTCGTCAGCCTGCCTCGTTAGCATCTACCTGATGCCTTTTCTTAAACTAGACTACAAAATAGCAACGGTGTATTGCCTTGGAGCTTACACGGTATGACCATTGTGACTGCCATCGTCGTTCCGCGTGCGAAATCGAGTGTAGCGGTAATGCCGCAGTCGCGGTGCCGTGAGACGCCGGATTAACACGGCGTTTATTCACGAACTCCCCTCGCTCGGCCGCTTCGATTTAACCAACACGTTTCCCTCCCACGTCTCCACGCTCCTCCGCTCGTCGTTATGCGCTTATCATTATCGGCTTGTCACTCAATACCCGTCCCGTGAACACTCGTGGCGAGAGAGGAACACACACGCTCCTATTGTGCGCTCCAGTGCGTTTTCGCGCGGCCGTCATGCCGCTTCTGCGACtgagaaaaaaacattttctcttcATCGGGTCGTTGCCTCGAGCCACTCTATGGATCTGCGTTTCTGTAATTCGCTGTAAATCGCGATCAATAGCAGTCCGAGATGCAAATGATGCGAACACTTGTTGACAGGCTCGGCAAGAATAAATCTAACTTTGCGAGATTAGAGATGAGAATTTGTTTGAGTTTGAAAGTACAAGATTAAATTCTTAGGTGTTCTCttagaagaaaaagataattttagatttttctATAAGCTTtggtattatatatttcgagaTATTGTAGATGgaagagaaataatattgattctaCTCGCCGgtattattttgaatattattttataaagtatcaAGAGATAAAGCTTAATGTAATCTACTGTTAACTGAGCTATGTTTGAAGTGTCTTACGAAACTTCGATAGCATTATCTGTCGAACGCGATATGCATATTTAGTTAAATgagtctctctctttgtcaGCGAATTAAAATACATCCGTAACGAAATGTCCTGACTCATCAGATCCGATAAGCCAGTAAATTTGTTGCAACTATGCGTTTTTCCAAATTCAAGGaagttatataatactttcttAATGACCTGTTAAGATTCTCGGAATATCAGGATTATAAGAATTTAGCGAAGCCTGCGGATCATAATGCATTTATAGCATACACAATTATGATATTCAATACaacttaatatattacatacacacatatattcttatatatattgtctatataataaatataatacatatataaatgttgtAACCGGGAACGCTTAGTTCTGGCAGTCTGTAGAACTGAAAAATATGATACGGCACGTCGTAAAGTCGGCCTTATCCGGTTATTTCTCACGACGAACATGGATTCAACATATTTCTGTGATTGCACAAGCGAGCGCTTTGTCAGCGCAGATATTGCTGTTCTTGTACCTCGAACTTGCGTACAAGGCGGCTGCGTGCACATGTGCATTTGTACAGCAATCACGATTATGTACGTAAACCAGTATATCGTGTTTCGACAAACGGGGATTGATTACGGAGCAGGAACGGGCGAAACCAGCGGCAACCCACTTACTTAATGGCACGATAGGATAATGTAGTATAATCGAATGATCTAACGAGTCGTGAATGAGCATCCCGCACTAGGTCGTTCCGGAAGTCGTCCACTTCGTAAACAGTTTTCTCGTAcgatgaaaatttcataaagtATCACTTTTATTCCGGAATCGAACAGCTTCCCATGCAACCATGCAGCTTTCAGCTTTCAACATTAAGCACCGAATGTGTTGTCTTGAAATCTAAAATTCGTAAGACCATGAGTTATTTTATGTGCATGCATTATAAGTTGTCTAATTATTAatgtgtatattattaaatgttacttttgtaagaaatcaagattttattttttctcgatTGACGAGGCCAAGTCGGACGCGTTTCTTACACACAGATGTCATCGTCACTTCGAGATCAAAcagaaagaattatttcagTGACATACCGAGATCGATGCTCGGCTTTTcaggcgacgcgacgcgacgcgtgaCTCACGCGGATAATTCTTGGCGAGCGGTTTAGCTTGATATCAGTTTGCGACGATGACTAATCATACCGCACTTGCGTATTCGCCTCTGTCGCGAGGTGGTGCACTGGGAAGAGGGGGAGTGAGAAACAGAATGATAAGCATTTTGCAGATAGCTgacggaggaagagagacgtcGCTTTTGTtcgcaaataattattaaaataagcGCAACATGCATTCAGGATTGTCAGTGCCTCCCGATTTTAATACAACGTGCCGAAAACCCGAGTCACGGCCATCGTTATGAAATTTTGTGGTTGCATGATAGTGTAAATTAAGATATTCTGACGAGATTCAGATAAATTGGTGTAACAGAAACTTCTATATTTAACTTTATTGTtaaaggaaatattaaaaatctatgttacgataataataaaattgaatatgcaaaatttattcaaaatggcAATTGCAGTTATGTAATGAGGATGACACGTGAATATTTTAAGTACAGTACACCGATAACCACATGCCAGTAAGTTTTGATAATTGCGTAGAGGAGAAGGCAGGAATTTGTTCCATTGTGCGTTTTAACTCGACCGATTATGTATGTAAATTAGAGACTCTCATtgtttaaaactttttctatttctttcaaAGCCTAAACGTAACTCTGACACCAGTTTACGTCCACCTTCTCCCCAAAAATAATCACACGTAGGAGATCAAGTAGATCTTGATCCTAATCCTAACGGCACTGCGCGATTACGTCCACAGCCGACTAATCTGCGCCCTAACCCTGCTTTCTGTTACAGTAACCTCTGGGACCCAACacaaatatctaatattaataataaacgatacggtcgattattttaatgaacagCGAATGGAATGCGCCATGCCGCACGAGTCGCGCCGGAACTGCCGCAAGCCCTGCCGCGCGACCCACGATGAAGATGATGAagatgatgaagaagaagcagcagcagcaacaacacaacacacagcaacaacagcaacagcaaaaGAAACATCAATTGTCATTGCTACTCCAGTCATCATTCTCTCCCCTTCGACTTGTTTCTGATGCGATGTTGAGGGAACAGCAAGAAAGACATGCGCGGATCCGCGCCGAGTACACGCCACGCACATACGTAAACAACGACGCACCCTTTCCTTCCCTTCTTTTCCCCTCGGCCCTCCTCGCACACGCAAACAACCGCGTTCTTGTCCCCTGACTCTCCTCATCCTCCTCATcatctttcttctctccctccccttcCCTGACACGTACACGTACTTAAGCGTCTACGCGTGAATCCTCTCGTAGGCGCGTGTACTCGTGTCATGGCGTGACGCGCGTCGCACGAGCGTCGGAGAAGAACGGGAAGCGCCGATGGAGATGTACCGATACTGATGTCGCCGCCACTCGATCTGCCCTCTGTCTTCCCAACCCCCGTGTCGCGCGACAACGCGAATCTCGATCAGCTGTGACGCGCATCCAAGATCGCATCCGAGTGTCGTGGGGGGAGGGGGGACCGTCGC
This genomic interval carries:
- the LOC105281075 gene encoding profilin; the encoded protein is MSWQDYVDKQLLASRCVTKAAIAGHDGNVWAKSEGFEVSKEELAKLVQSFEEQDILTSSGVTLAGNRYIYLSGTDRVIRAKFGKVGVHCMKTTQAVVVSLYEDPIQPQQAASVVEKLGEYLVSCGY